The following are encoded together in the Pedobacter steynii genome:
- a CDS encoding RNA methyltransferase, with the protein MRIEHQIRAFEQIFKNYDGLLPLHRFLFIYFKQNKKMGSSDRRWSSRYIYSFFRLGKALIKEEQVVRLAVADFLCNTTPSLVVETHLPALLTQMELPVKAKLDLVKAAFAEFRLADVFSFHQNLSAEVEKEDFFESFFTQPDLFLRITTGHLKHLLEALKAHEVPVQELTETTLALPNGTKLEQVFPNQKFYQVQDLSSQKTGMFFEPRAWDYWWDCCAASGGKSLLLHDLEPTVQLLVSDVRENSLNNLDDRFHEAGIKKYQKKVLDLLQNNDQDLHHYEFDGIILDAPCSGSGTWGRTPEMLYFFDEHKISNYTRLQKAIAGNVVQYLKPEKPLIYITCSVFKQENEEIVSYLTETFSLKLEKMEMIRGYKDKADTMFVARLIKV; encoded by the coding sequence ATGAGAATAGAACACCAAATCAGGGCATTTGAACAAATCTTCAAAAACTATGATGGCTTATTGCCTTTACACCGGTTTTTGTTTATCTATTTTAAGCAGAATAAAAAAATGGGCTCTTCAGACAGAAGGTGGTCCAGTCGCTATATTTATAGCTTTTTTAGACTGGGGAAAGCCCTGATTAAAGAAGAACAGGTTGTTCGCCTTGCGGTGGCCGACTTTTTATGTAATACCACACCGAGCCTGGTTGTGGAGACCCATCTGCCTGCTTTGCTGACGCAGATGGAATTACCGGTAAAGGCCAAACTGGATTTGGTGAAAGCGGCCTTTGCTGAGTTCAGATTAGCAGATGTATTTTCTTTTCACCAAAATCTCTCTGCTGAGGTAGAGAAGGAAGATTTTTTTGAATCTTTCTTTACACAGCCAGACCTGTTTTTAAGAATTACTACCGGTCATCTGAAACATTTACTGGAAGCCTTGAAAGCACATGAAGTACCTGTTCAGGAACTGACTGAGACCACACTGGCCCTGCCAAACGGGACAAAACTGGAGCAGGTATTCCCCAATCAAAAGTTCTATCAGGTACAGGATCTTTCTTCTCAAAAGACAGGAATGTTTTTTGAGCCAAGGGCCTGGGATTACTGGTGGGACTGTTGTGCAGCTTCCGGAGGCAAATCGCTGCTTCTGCACGATCTTGAGCCTACTGTTCAGCTCTTGGTGAGTGATGTCAGAGAAAATAGCTTAAACAACCTGGATGATCGTTTTCACGAAGCCGGAATAAAGAAATATCAAAAGAAAGTACTGGATCTGTTGCAAAACAACGATCAGGACCTTCACCACTATGAGTTTGACGGTATTATCCTGGATGCACCCTGCTCGGGTTCAGGAACCTGGGGGCGTACACCCGAAATGCTGTATTTCTTCGATGAACATAAAATCAGCAATTATACCCGGTTACAAAAGGCCATTGCAGGTAATGTAGTACAATACCTGAAGCCCGAAAAACCACTGATTTATATTACTTGTTCCGTATTTAAACAGGAGAATGAGGAAATCGTCAGCTATCTGACAGAAACATTCTCTTTAAAGCTGGAAAAAATGGAAATGATCAGGGGCTATAAAGATAAAGCCGATACCATGTTTGTTGCCCGTTTGATTAAGGTTTAG